Proteins encoded together in one Anticarsia gemmatalis isolate Benzon Research Colony breed Stoneville strain chromosome 1, ilAntGemm2 primary, whole genome shotgun sequence window:
- the LOC142975545 gene encoding putative RNA helicase armi isoform X1, whose protein sequence is MTSFIKSIYSYFFPSSDKTDEYKERFLSQELSNLESDELETAHENDPSTPQKGRDAVSYQRTGIITYIENNTVLIDGMLFFDKSSCKIKLQIKDKVLYVCRKDESDAMVVVRIIENQGIYWGDPEDAVEENTFKVIEHVFVGQVEYRQDRAVVIKNSNLEFDLDKVTATFIPIEGDWLEILCKVQFNDDNPMNISLDEVVEVLSFKALRSKCVEAVITEWTGESGICSKIYYFNKHCIVNDTVPSVGSGVFIEVIESNQGIYTWRVIRMEIKKMKSFLESNPIVLDDDIEDKSLAVEIKHNIEVTYPLKFDNVKFLQNPSTNLKIQNNGDEHILLFKWVILCKKRDSQISVSPFLTKPRKINPGESFNLTIKCNPKFFGRNKEHLILMFRGFQVDRFIEINIQINNLDGVTKYASSETPFRTELEKLTMLKNIRNDAGRTILAGEKLQRTPNFISVRLGLYPVPQKVWNAVLGDPNETVLSIDFNKIISRIETKLPCLMQPLNINNYTDRWHTLLYMEEVQAHINMRIYDIEKGYLIHCQQYLGIEVNGLAEKRPSLMEGDQVIVKNIWDNELPSYEGIIHSIKGSLVLMKFHPLFHETYSGSDVSIQFQVHRSVFRRAHHAINLAICNLGADVLFPSRIIQTASFQIPKNKLDEIEWYNKCINDGQKAAVKNILLGECQAMPYCIYGPPGTGKTITVIETILQIITLRPDSRILVAAPSNSAADLIAERLLQYKHLFSNSIVRVIANHLVNSDNIPDIVKPYCATVNIAREETGESMHEVMNGINIKVAASYIARHRICIGTCCGLGVLATLGLPKGHFTHVIVDEAGQAVEPDSMIPLTFIDKKHGQIILAGDPMQLGPCVMSKYCKDFGYDKSFMVRILETFPYQRDYHAYAKGFNEKLVTRLSENYRSLEEVIALPSEMFYDSTLVAKFNRNTPMVERLLDVVSEIFEVREDIKTGGIFVHGVKGNNTRSEDSPSWFNPQEASMVALTVCKLFKKNVSPDEIGIITPYVAQVKYIRLLFDAMGLPRPKIGSVEDFQGQERPLIILSTVRTTESYIIEDQRLALGFLRNPKRLNVALTRAQVAVLLFCDPHLLSCDPLWQKVINNACKSNKYMGCSSPFTSENNDNKDTLNKE, encoded by the exons atgacTTCTTTCATTAAGtctatttattcttatttttttccaAGTAGTGACAAAACTGATGAGTATAAGGAACGATTTTTATCTCAAGAACTATCAAATTTAGAAAGTGATGAGCTAGAAACAGCTCATGAGAATGATCCTAGTACACCTCAAAAAGGCAGAGATGCTGTTTCTTATCAAAGGACag gtataattacatacattgaGAATAATACAGTCCTCATAGATGGAATGTTATTCTTTGATAAGTCATCATGtaagataaaattacaaattaaggACAAAGTTCTATATGTCTGCCGTAAGGATGAAAGTGACGCAATGGTTGTGGTGAGGATAATTGAAAACCAGGGAATATATTGGGGTGATCCTGAAGATGCTGTTGAAGAGAACACATTTAAAGTGATAGAGCATGTTTTTGTGGGACAAGTTGAATACAGACAGGACCGAGCTGTGGTTATTAAAAACTCAAACCTAGAATTTGATCTTGATAAAGTAACAGCCACATTTATTCCCATTGAAGGTGACTGGTTGGAAATACTATGCAAAGTTCAATTCAATGATGATAATCCCATGAATATCTCCTTAGATGAG GTAGTGGAGGTACTGTCATTCAAGGCCTTGAGGAGTAAATGCGTAGAGGCAGTCATAACAGAATGGACAGGAGAGAGTGGAATATGTAGTAAAATCTATTACTTTAACAAACACTGTATTGTAAATGACACAGTACCTAGTGTTGGTTCTGGG GTTTTTATAGAAGTAATAGAAAGTAATCAAGGAATATATACATGGAGAGTGATAagaatggaaataaaaaaaatgaagagTTTTCTAGAGTCAAATCCAATTGTTCTAGATGATGATATAGAAGATAAAAGTTTAGCTGTAGAAATTAAACACAATATTGAGGTTACATACCCTTTGAAGTTCGACAACGTGAAATTTCTGCAAAATCCATCTACTAACTTAAAGATTCAAAACAATGGTGATGAACacattttgctttttaaatgggtaatactttgtaaaaaaagaGACTCTCAAATTAGCGTAAGCCCTTTTCTAACAAAACCAAGAAAGATTAATCCTGGGGAGAGCTTTAATCTAACCATCAAATGCAATCCTAAATTCTTTGGGAGAAATAAAGAACATTTGATACTTATGTTCAGAGGATTTCAAGTGGAcagatttattgaaataaatattcagattaaCAATTTAGATGGAGTAACAAAGTACGCTAGTTCTGAAACCCCTTTCAGAACTGAATTAGAAAAGCTAACAATGttgaaaaatataagaaatgaTGCTGGTAGAACAATTCTGGCCGGTGAGAAATTGCAAAGGACACCTAACTTTATTTCTGTAAGATTGGGGCTTTACCCTGTCCCACAGAAAGTTTGGAATGCAGTATTAGGTGATCCAAATGAGACCGTACTCAGCATAGattttaataagataatttCTAGAATCGAGACCAAACTTCCTTGTCTAATGcaacctttaaatattaataattacacaGACAGATGGCATACTCTTCTATACATGGAAGAGGTTCAGGCGCACATAAACATGAGAATCTATGATATTGAAAAAGGTTATTTAATTCATTGTCAACAATACCTTGGTATCGAAGTGAACGGACTGGCAGAAAAGAGGCCATCACTCATGGAGGGAGACCaagttattgtaaaaaatatttgggatAACGAATTGCCTTCTTATGAAGGAATTATTCATTCAATTAAAGGTTCCTTGGTATTAATGAAATTTCATCCACTTTTTCATGAAACATATTCGGGCAGTGATGTGTCAATACAGTTTCAAGTCCATAGATCTGTATTTAGAAGGGCACATCATGCGATTAATTTGGCTATTTGTAATTTAGGTGCAGATGTCTTGTTTCCGAGTCGTATCATCCAGACTGCATCGTTTCAAATACCCAAAAACAAGTTGGATGAGATCGAATggtataataaatgtataaatgatgGGCAAAAAGCAGCTGTCAAAAATATTCTATTGGGAGAGTGTCAGGCCATGCCCTACTGCATTTATGGGCCACCCGGTACCGGAAAAACTATTACAGTTATAGAAACAATCTTGCAGATAATTACTCTGAGACCTGATAGCAGAATTTTAGTTGCTGCACCATCAAATAGCGCAGCAGATTTAATTGCGGAAAGGTTATTGCAATATAAACACTTATTTTCTAATTCAATTGTAAGAGTTATTGCAAACCATTTAGTTAACTCTGATAACATTCCTGACATAGTGAAGCCCTACTGTGCTACAGTTAATATAGCTAGGGAAGAGACAGGGGAGTCAATGCATGAGGTGATGAATGGTATTAATATAAAGGTGGCTGCTTCTTACATCGCTAGACATCGAATCTGTATCGGGACTTGTTGTGGCCTCGGTGTCTTGGCTACGTTGGGATTGCCTAAAGGTCACTTTACCCATGTAATAGTGGATGAAGCCGGACAAGCTGTAGAGCCGGACTCTATGATTCCGTTAACTTTTATTGACAAAAAGCACGGCCAAATCATTCTTGCCGGCGATCCGATGCAACTTGGACCTTGTGTTATGTCCAAGTATTGCAAAGATTTTGGCTATGATAAGTCTTTTATGGTTAGAATACTGGAAACATTTCCGTACCAGAGAGACTACCATGCCTATGCAAAAggatttaatgaaaaattagtCACACGGCTATCAGAAAATTACAGATCATTAGAAGAAGTTATAGCTTTGCCGAGTGAAATGTTTTATGACTCGACTTTAGTAGCAAAATTCAATCGGAACACGCCTATGGTCGAGAGATTGTTAGATGTGGTTTCTGAGATATTTGAAGTCAGAGAGGATATTAAAACCGGAGGTATATTTGTTCATGGTGTTAAGGGTAATAATACAAGATCAGAGGACAGCCCTTCGTGGTTCAATCCTCAGGAAGCCTCCATGGTAGCTCTAACTGTTTGTAAGCTCTTTAAGAAAAATGTATCTCCAGATGAAATAGGCATTATAACGCCCTATGTAGCCCAG gtTAAATATATTCGTCTTTTATTCGATGCAATGGGATTGCCGCGCCCAAAAATAGGAAGTGTCGAAGACTTTCAAGGGCAAGAGAGACCTCTCATTATTTTATCAACTGTGAGGACTACAGAGTCTTATATTATTGAAGATCAGAGGCTTGCATTAGGATTTTTAAGAAATCCTAAAAGATTAAATGTTGCATTGACAAGAGCTCAGGTTGCAGTATTACTATTTTGTGACCCGCATTTGCTTTCATGCGACCCACTGTGgcaaaaagttataaataatgcatgtaaaagtaataaatatatggGATGCAGCTCACCCTTTACATCTGAAAACAATGATAACAAGGATACTTTGAATAAAGAATAA